In Blautia sp. SC05B48, a single genomic region encodes these proteins:
- a CDS encoding PadR family transcriptional regulator encodes MYYYPVSAVLTECLILSVVEQQDSYGYEISQTVKMVASIKESTLYPILRKLETGGYLTTYSEEFQGRKRKYYSITEAGREQLEYLRKEWREYRDTIDDIVEGRLRK; translated from the coding sequence ATGTATTACTATCCGGTGTCAGCTGTGCTGACGGAATGCCTGATCCTTTCCGTTGTGGAACAGCAGGATTCTTACGGGTATGAGATCAGCCAGACGGTGAAGATGGTTGCATCTATCAAGGAGTCAACATTGTATCCGATCCTGCGTAAGCTGGAGACAGGTGGTTATCTCACAACGTATTCCGAGGAGTTCCAGGGCAGGAAGCGAAAGTACTATTCCATCACGGAAGCCGGTCGTGAACAGTTGGAATATCTGAGAAAAGAGTGGAGAGAATACCGCGATACCATAGATGATATTGTGGAAGGGAGACTTCGAAAATGA